In Dryobates pubescens isolate bDryPub1 chromosome 19, bDryPub1.pri, whole genome shotgun sequence, the following are encoded in one genomic region:
- the NRN1L gene encoding neuritin-like protein, protein MGCGCWRLLGLVCPLLLQLVVSQEPVSMAGKCDTIYKGFASCLLSLGESMAQSVRQQREEGDEGAQELDNICRSWDDFHACANEALSSCPEDAAAIWESLRQESRKIQFEGNLQELCSTRSRLASARGSPPAETNQATLRGSAAPLRRQLLALLVLPLLLPWL, encoded by the exons ATGGGCTGCGGCTGCTGGCGGCTGCTGGGTCTCGTCTGCccgctgctcctgcagctcg TCGTGAGCCAGGAGCCCGTCAGCATGGCCGGGAAGTGTGACACCATCTACAAGGGCTTCGCCAGCTGCCTCCTCAGCCTGGGGGAGAGCATGGCCCAGAGCGTCCGGCAGCAGCGGGAAGAGGGAGACGAAGGGGCTCAGGAGCTGGACAACATCTGCAG GTCCTGGGACGACTTCCATGCCTGCGCCAACGAGGCGCTGTCGAGCTGCCCCGAAGATGCCGCGGCCATCTGGGAGTCGCTGCGGCAGGAGTCCCGCAAGATCCAGTTCGAGGGcaacctgcaggagctgtgcagcacccgCAGCCGCCTGGCCAGCGCCCGCGGCTCACCGCCCGCCGAGACCAACCAGGCTACGCTGCGGGGCTCAGCCGCACCCCTGCGCcgccagctgctggccctgctggtcctgccgctgctgctgccttggctctAG